The genomic interval AAGCGCTACGCCTTCGTCCGTTCGGTCGACGCGATCGGCGGTGACGGCCGCCCGGTCATCTGCATCGACGAGCGTATGGACGAGGCTGCCGAGGAGACCAACCTCTCGCTGCTGGCCGACGCCACGCGCGCCTCGATTGAGAAGCTGCAGCAGCGCAGCCGGAAGGGCTTCTTCCTGATGGTCGAGGGGGCCAAGATCGACTATGCCGGCCATTCGTGCTGCCTGCCCGGCTCGGTGATCGAGATGCTGAGCTTCGACCTGGCCGTGGCCGAGGCGCTGAAGTTCGCCGATGCGAACGGCGAGACGCTGGTCGTCGTGACGGCCGACCACGAAACCGGCGGACTCGTGCTGCTCGACGGAGACGAGCAGTCGGGCCGCATCCTGGGCATCTACACGAGCGACGACCATACGCCCGCCATGCTTCCCGTCTTCGCCTACGGGCCCGGTGCCGACCGCTTCTGCGGCACCTATCTCAATACGGAGATCGCCCGCCGGATCCGTGAACTGACCCGCTGAACCATGAAAAGAACCGAGATGAAACGAAGGACAATTGCGGCGGCGCTGGCCTGTCTGGCCCTGCCGGCCGCAGCCCAGGGGCTGAAATCGGGCCCCTACGAGCTTCCCTACAAGAATACCTATGTCAAGGAGGTCTTCGTCGCCGAGAACGAGTTCCGCACGGCCGAGCCCGTGACGCGCACGCCGGGGTCATTCGACGAGGCCCGACAGGTACTCCCCGAACCCTACTGGGAGGGGCACGATGCGGAGATCGAGATGTACTGGCACGCCTGGCGCATCGCCGTGGGGAACATCCGCCAGCCGCAGGAGGGCTCGGGGTTCGTGGCCCCGTACCTCGACATCGCCTACAACGGCAACATCTTCATGTGGGACATGTCGTTCATGATGATGTTCGCGCGCTATGGCTACCGGTTCTTCCCGTTCCAGTCGTCGCTCGACAACTTCTACGCCAAACAGCACCCCGACGGCTTCATCTGCCGCGAGATCCGGGCCGACGGGTCGGACTGCTTCGAGCGTTACGACCCCACGTCGACGGGCCCCAACCTGCTGCCTTGGGTCGAACTGGCCTACTACCGGCAGTTCGGGGACCTCGACCGCCTGCACCGGGTCTTTCCGGTGCTGTGCGCCTATGCGAAGTGGTGGCGGCTGAACCGCACGTGGCCCGACGGCTCCTACTGGTCGAGCGGCTGGGGCACGGGTATGGACAACATGCCGCGCGTGAAGGAGGAGTACAACCCGATCTACTCGCACGGCCACATGTCGTGGCTCGACACGAACCTGCAGCAATACCTGGTCGACGCCTCGCTGCTGCAGATCGGTTTCTACATCGAGCGGTGGCAGGAGATCGAGGAACTGGAGGACGAGATGAAGTTCCTGAAGGGCTACCTCAACGAACGGATGTGGGATGACAGGCGGGGCTTCCTCTGTGACCGATATGCCGACGGGACTCTGTGTTCGACGCTCGGGATCGGAGCCTACTGGGCGCTGCAGACCGATGTGCTCGACAGCGTGCGCCTCGCGCGCCTGGTTTCGCACCTGCGCGATACGGCGGAGTTCAACCGCCCGCACCGGGTTCCGTCGCTGGCTGCCGACCACCCGAAATACAACCCCAACGGGCGCTACTGGCAGGGCGGCGTGTGGCCCGGGACGAACTACATGCTCATCGACGGGCTCCGGCAGCAGGGTTATGGAGAGCTGGCGCACGAGATTGCAGAAAACCACTACCGTGCGGTCTTCGAGGTGTGGAAGAAGACCGGGACCTTCTGGGAGTACTACGCCCCGGAGCGGATCGAACCGGGCTTCATGGCGCGCAAGGATTTCGTCGGATGGACGGGGCTTCCGCCCATCGCGGTCTTCATCGAATACATCCTGGGCATCCGCTCGGACTATTCGGAACGTTCCATCGAATGGGACCTCACGAAGACCGAGGCGCACGGTATCTCGCGCTATCCCTTCGGGCCCGAGGGGGTTGTCAGCCTGCGCGTCGGGCGCCGGAAGAGCGTCACGGAGCGCCCCGTGATCCGGGTCGAGTGCGAGGAGCCCTTCGACCTGACGGTCCGCTGGGGCGGGAGCGAGTGCCGCACGGTCCACGTGGCCCAGAGCGGAGAAGTCAAACTGAATTGAAAAAACAGGACCAATCATGAAGAGAGTGATCGCATGGAGCTTTCTGCTGCTCCTGAGTCTGAATACGTCGGCGGCGCGGCCGCAAGGGCTTCGTTTCGCGGCCGACGGCACGTTCCGCATCGTACAGTTCACCGACCTGCACCTCGACCCGCAGACTCCGGAGCGGCAGGCCGAAGCGGAGAAGACCTTCGCGCGCATCGACCGGATCATCCGCACGGAGCGTCCCGACCTGCTGGTCTTCACGGGTGACGTGGTAACGGGCAGCCCGGCTGCGGGGATGTGGCAGCGGCTGCTCGATACGCTCTCCCGCCGGGGAGTCCCCTACTGCATCGTTCTGGGCAACCACGATGCCGAACAGGATCTCCCGCGTCGGGAGATTGCACGGCTGGTGACCTCCGCCCCGGGGAGCCTCAACACGCTCGACGCGACGGGCGAGTTGGCCGACGTGGAGCTGCCGGTCGTGGATTCTGCGGCCCGCAAACCGGCGGCCGTACTCTACTGCCTCGATTCGCACGACTATTCGACCCTCCCTGGGATCGAAGGATACGGCTGGTTCGAACAGGAGCAGATCGCGTGGCTGCGCGGCCGCTGCGCGGCCCGCACGTCGGAGAACGGCGGCACGCCGCTTCCGGCGCTGGCGTTCTTCCATATCGCGCTGCCGGAGTACGTGGCGGCGTGGCGGAACCCCGACAACTCCCGCATCGGGCGGGCTGCCGAAGAGGAGTGCCCCGGAGTGCTGAATCCGGGGATGTTCGCCGCGATGGCCGAGAGCCGGAGCGTCATGGGGACCTTCGTGGGGCACGACCACGACATCGACTATCTCGTTGCGGAACAGGGTATCGTCCTCGGTTATGGGCGTTTTTCGGGGGACAATACGACCTACAACAACCTGCGTCCCGGAGCCCGGGTCATCGTCCTGAGCGAGGGGGTGCGCGGCTTCGAGACCTGGATCCGCGAGGACGACGGCCGCATCGTGGACCACGTCCGGTTCGAAGGGGGCAAAATCGTCAAGTACAAACAATAATCCAGTCATGAGAATCGGCGTAGATTTGGGCGGCACGAACGTTCGTGTCGGATTGGTCGACGAAGGCCGCATCGTGCGGCTGATCTCGGAGCCCTGCAAGTCGGACCGTCCGGAGGGGGAGGTCGTGGCGCATATCGTTTCGCTCATCGAGCGAGTGATCGTCCCACGTGTGACGCACATCGGCATCGGAGTCCCTTCGGTCGTGGATGCGGCCCGGGGGATCGTCTACAACGTCACGGGGATTCCCTCGTGGCAGGAAGTGCACCTCAAGGAGATGCTCGAAGCGCATTTCGGGATTCCGGTACACGTGAACAACGACTGCAACTGCTTTGCCATGGGGGTTTGCCGCTACGGCGAGGCCCAGGGGTTCCGCGACGTGGTGTGCGTGGCCCTCGGTACGGGAGTCGGGGCCGGAGTGGTGATCGGCGGCAAGCTCTACTGCGGCTGCAACACGGGGGCGGGTGAGATCGGCGGCATCCCCTACCTGGACCGCGACTACGAATACTACTGCAGCAGCCGTTTCTTCGTGGGGCGCGGTACGACCGGCAAGGAGGCTTTCGAACGGGCCGTGGCGGGCGATCCGGAGGCGCTGAAACTCTGGGAGGAGTTCGGCCGGCACGTCGGGCGTCTGGTCATGCTGATCCTCTACGCCTATGACCCCGAGGCGATCGTCTTCGGCGGGAGCATTTCGCACGCCTTCGACTTCTTCAGCGAGGCGATGCACGCCGAGCTGGCGGAATTCCCCTATGCCAGGACCGTCGAACGGGTGCGGATCCGCTGTTCGAAAATCGAAAACATCGGGCTTCTGGGAGCCTCGGCCTGTCATGAATAGCGGGGTGCACAGATCGCCGGGAATGGCGTGGGGACGGAGTGCCGGCGGGCGGGATTTCAGTGCGCGGGGTGCTCTGTTGGGCGGAGTGCTCCTTGTGGCTGCGGCCCTCCTGGCTTCGGGATGCGGCCGCGTGATCCGCGCGGAACGCCCCGTGGAGGTGACGCCGCGCCCCGTGGAGGTGGTCGAAGGCGAGGGTGTTTTCCGGCTTACGGCCCGGGTGCCCTACTGGATGCCCGGAGAGGAGCCCGGTGGAGAGACCGGTGAAGGGACTGTTGCGGGGATGGAAGCTGTAGGCGAGGCGTTCGTCGAACTCTTGACGCCTTGCTTCGGGCAGCCGCCG from uncultured Alistipes sp. carries:
- a CDS encoding metallophosphoesterase family protein gives rise to the protein MKRVIAWSFLLLLSLNTSAARPQGLRFAADGTFRIVQFTDLHLDPQTPERQAEAEKTFARIDRIIRTERPDLLVFTGDVVTGSPAAGMWQRLLDTLSRRGVPYCIVLGNHDAEQDLPRREIARLVTSAPGSLNTLDATGELADVELPVVDSAARKPAAVLYCLDSHDYSTLPGIEGYGWFEQEQIAWLRGRCAARTSENGGTPLPALAFFHIALPEYVAAWRNPDNSRIGRAAEEECPGVLNPGMFAAMAESRSVMGTFVGHDHDIDYLVAEQGIVLGYGRFSGDNTTYNNLRPGARVIVLSEGVRGFETWIREDDGRIVDHVRFEGGKIVKYKQ
- a CDS encoding ROK family protein, translated to MRIGVDLGGTNVRVGLVDEGRIVRLISEPCKSDRPEGEVVAHIVSLIERVIVPRVTHIGIGVPSVVDAARGIVYNVTGIPSWQEVHLKEMLEAHFGIPVHVNNDCNCFAMGVCRYGEAQGFRDVVCVALGTGVGAGVVIGGKLYCGCNTGAGEIGGIPYLDRDYEYYCSSRFFVGRGTTGKEAFERAVAGDPEALKLWEEFGRHVGRLVMLILYAYDPEAIVFGGSISHAFDFFSEAMHAELAEFPYARTVERVRIRCSKIENIGLLGASACHE
- a CDS encoding MGH1-like glycoside hydrolase domain-containing protein, with product MKRRTIAAALACLALPAAAQGLKSGPYELPYKNTYVKEVFVAENEFRTAEPVTRTPGSFDEARQVLPEPYWEGHDAEIEMYWHAWRIAVGNIRQPQEGSGFVAPYLDIAYNGNIFMWDMSFMMMFARYGYRFFPFQSSLDNFYAKQHPDGFICREIRADGSDCFERYDPTSTGPNLLPWVELAYYRQFGDLDRLHRVFPVLCAYAKWWRLNRTWPDGSYWSSGWGTGMDNMPRVKEEYNPIYSHGHMSWLDTNLQQYLVDASLLQIGFYIERWQEIEELEDEMKFLKGYLNERMWDDRRGFLCDRYADGTLCSTLGIGAYWALQTDVLDSVRLARLVSHLRDTAEFNRPHRVPSLAADHPKYNPNGRYWQGGVWPGTNYMLIDGLRQQGYGELAHEIAENHYRAVFEVWKKTGTFWEYYAPERIEPGFMARKDFVGWTGLPPIAVFIEYILGIRSDYSERSIEWDLTKTEAHGISRYPFGPEGVVSLRVGRRKSVTERPVIRVECEEPFDLTVRWGGSECRTVHVAQSGEVKLN